In Agrobacterium tumefaciens, a single genomic region encodes these proteins:
- a CDS encoding aldehyde dehydrogenase family protein codes for MTMIQNISPIDGSVYAEREAMSLEAARAAVSKARKAQKDWARRPLEDRVQLVLKGVARLNEMVAEVVPELAHMMGRPVRYGGEFKGFNERSNYVASIAADALAPLVIEESGNFERRIEREAHGVVFVIAPWNYPYMTAINTVAPALMAGNTVVIKHAAQTLLVGERMVRAFVEAGVPDDVFINVFLDHGTTSALISEGLFNFVNFTGSVEGGRAIERAAAGTFTGLGLELGGKDPGYVMEDADLDAAVDTLMDGGTYNSGQCCCGIERIYVNENLYDEFVEKSVAWVSNYKLGNPLEQETTLGPMANKRFAKVVRAQIADAVAKGAKALVDQKLFPADDGESAYVAPQILVNVDHSMEFMTEETFGPAIGIMKVKNDDEAIALMNDSKYGLTASLWTQDATRAARIGREIETGTVFMNRADYLDPALCWTGVKETGRGGSLSVLGFQNLTRPKSYHLKKVTK; via the coding sequence ATGACCATGATCCAGAATATCTCGCCCATCGACGGCTCGGTTTATGCCGAGCGGGAGGCGATGTCGCTGGAGGCGGCGCGGGCCGCCGTTTCGAAAGCGCGCAAGGCGCAAAAGGACTGGGCGCGGCGGCCGCTTGAGGACCGCGTTCAGCTGGTTCTGAAGGGTGTCGCGCGCCTCAATGAGATGGTGGCGGAAGTCGTGCCGGAACTGGCCCATATGATGGGCCGTCCGGTGCGTTACGGCGGCGAGTTCAAGGGGTTCAACGAGCGCTCCAACTATGTCGCCTCCATTGCGGCCGATGCGCTGGCACCCCTCGTCATCGAGGAAAGCGGCAATTTCGAACGCCGCATCGAGCGTGAGGCGCATGGCGTGGTTTTCGTCATCGCGCCCTGGAACTATCCTTACATGACGGCGATCAATACCGTTGCGCCGGCGCTGATGGCCGGCAATACGGTTGTCATCAAACATGCGGCGCAGACGCTGCTGGTGGGCGAGCGCATGGTGCGGGCTTTTGTCGAGGCTGGCGTGCCTGACGATGTCTTCATCAACGTCTTCCTCGACCATGGCACGACTTCTGCGCTGATTTCCGAGGGCCTGTTCAACTTCGTCAATTTCACTGGTTCGGTGGAAGGCGGCCGTGCCATCGAACGCGCCGCTGCCGGCACCTTCACCGGCCTCGGGCTTGAACTCGGCGGCAAGGACCCCGGTTACGTGATGGAGGACGCCGATCTCGACGCCGCCGTTGATACGCTGATGGATGGCGGCACCTATAATTCCGGGCAATGCTGCTGTGGTATCGAGCGCATCTACGTCAATGAAAACCTCTATGACGAATTCGTCGAGAAGTCCGTGGCGTGGGTTTCGAACTACAAGCTCGGCAATCCGCTCGAGCAGGAAACCACGCTCGGACCGATGGCCAACAAGCGGTTTGCCAAGGTGGTGCGGGCGCAGATTGCCGACGCCGTTGCCAAGGGCGCAAAGGCGCTGGTCGATCAGAAGCTTTTCCCGGCCGATGATGGCGAGAGTGCTTATGTCGCACCGCAGATCCTCGTCAATGTCGATCATTCCATGGAATTCATGACCGAAGAGACTTTCGGTCCCGCCATCGGCATCATGAAGGTCAAGAACGACGATGAAGCCATCGCGCTGATGAATGACAGCAAATACGGCCTCACCGCTTCGCTCTGGACGCAGGATGCGACACGAGCCGCGAGGATCGGCCGCGAAATCGAGACCGGAACCGTGTTCATGAACCGCGCCGATTATCTCGACCCGGCGCTTTGCTGGACCGGCGTCAAGGAAACCGGCCGTGGCGGTTCACTTTCCGTCCTTGGTTTCCAGAACCTGACCCGCCCGAAATCCTACCATCTGAAGAAAGTCACGAAATGA
- a CDS encoding glutamine synthetase family protein, whose product MTSYTFDALKMDVAEGRIDTVLACLVDMQGRLMGKRFQAEFFVESAYEETHSCNYVLATDMEMETVPGYKSSSWEKGYGDYVLKPDLSTLRRVPWLEGTALVLCDVLDHHTHEEVPHSPRALLKKQVARLEAMGLKAFMATELEFFLFDQTFDAARAGGYKDLNLASGYNEDYHIFQTTKEEDVMRALRKGLQGAGIPVENSKGEASPGQAEINVRYAEALTMADRHAIIKNATKEIAWSKGKAVTFLAKWNYNAAGSSSHIHQSLWSLDGKTPAFLDKDAKHGMSELMRHYVAGLLAHASEITYFLAPYINSYKRFMAGTFAPTKAIWSLDNRTAGYRLCGEGTKGIRIECRVGGSDLNPYLAMAALLAAGIDGIENKLELEPAFVGDAYGGKDVREIPKTLRDATAFLDGSKMLRNAFGDDVIDHYVHAGRWEQEEYDRRVTDWEVARGFERA is encoded by the coding sequence ATGACGAGCTACACATTCGACGCGCTTAAGATGGATGTCGCCGAAGGGCGCATCGACACGGTTCTGGCCTGCCTTGTCGACATGCAGGGGCGTCTGATGGGCAAGCGGTTCCAGGCGGAGTTCTTCGTCGAAAGCGCCTATGAGGAAACCCATAGCTGCAATTACGTGCTTGCCACCGACATGGAGATGGAAACCGTTCCCGGCTATAAATCCTCCAGTTGGGAAAAGGGCTATGGCGATTATGTGCTGAAGCCCGACCTCTCGACGCTACGCCGCGTGCCGTGGCTGGAAGGCACGGCGCTGGTGCTGTGCGACGTGCTCGATCACCACACCCATGAAGAAGTGCCGCATTCGCCGCGCGCGCTGTTGAAAAAGCAGGTGGCGCGGTTGGAGGCCATGGGGCTGAAAGCCTTTATGGCGACCGAACTGGAATTTTTCCTGTTCGACCAGACCTTCGATGCGGCCCGCGCCGGCGGTTACAAGGACCTGAACCTCGCCAGCGGTTATAATGAGGATTACCATATCTTCCAGACGACCAAGGAAGAGGATGTCATGCGGGCGCTGCGCAAGGGCCTGCAGGGTGCTGGCATTCCGGTCGAGAATTCCAAGGGCGAGGCGTCTCCCGGCCAGGCGGAAATCAATGTGCGTTATGCCGAGGCGCTGACCATGGCCGACCGGCACGCCATCATCAAGAATGCCACCAAGGAAATCGCCTGGTCGAAGGGCAAGGCGGTGACCTTCCTTGCCAAGTGGAACTACAATGCCGCCGGCAGTTCCTCGCATATTCACCAGTCGCTGTGGAGCCTCGACGGCAAGACGCCGGCATTCCTCGACAAGGACGCCAAGCACGGCATGTCGGAGCTGATGCGGCATTATGTTGCCGGGCTTCTCGCCCATGCCAGCGAGATCACCTATTTCCTGGCGCCCTACATCAATTCCTACAAACGCTTCATGGCCGGCACGTTTGCGCCCACCAAGGCAATCTGGAGCCTCGATAATCGCACGGCGGGATATCGTCTCTGCGGCGAGGGCACCAAGGGCATCCGCATCGAATGCCGCGTCGGCGGGTCCGATCTCAATCCGTATCTCGCCATGGCCGCTCTTCTTGCGGCGGGCATTGACGGCATCGAAAATAAACTTGAACTTGAGCCCGCTTTTGTCGGTGATGCCTATGGCGGCAAGGATGTGCGCGAGATACCCAAGACCCTGCGTGACGCCACTGCCTTTCTGGACGGATCGAAAATGCTGCGCAACGCTTTCGGCGACGATGTGATCGATCATTACGTCCACGCCGGACGGTGGGAACAGGAAGAATACGACCGCCGCGTGACCGACTGGGAAGTGGCGCGCGGTTTCGAACGAGCCTAA
- a CDS encoding amino acid permease — translation MDSSSSGVSYKKADASYFEKRGLSRYAGVWSLWALGVGAVISGHFSGWNFGFSTGGWGGMLVAGIIIAIMYLGLTFSIAEMSPALPHTGAAYSFARTAMGPWGGFITGLCENVEYVLTPAVVVTFITAYVNSILGLDPAYSPFVWIVFYAIFLGLNVFGLELSFKVTLVITLISLAVLVFFWISAIPNIDFSRFALNIGVGPDGKAVELTEGGGSFFPFGFSGVLATLPFAVWLFLAIEQLPLAAEESVDPKRDMPKGIILGMVTLMVSAFMIVLLNPSLPGVGAFHLSSSLEPLLDGFKAIYGDGGVVLLGLVALTGLIASFHTILYAQGRQIYSLSRAGYFPTVLSITHSKYRTPYVANITGAIVGLAVMLVIWFSLGAEQGGSIIGSVLLNMAVFGAMFSYIMQAISFILLRKNLPHIERPFRSPFGIPGAVLTVIIAIITLLYQIQDPNFTKGVLWVAVWFAVAIAYFAFVGRHRLILSPEEEFALEHKQAAVAAAAAKA, via the coding sequence ATGGACAGTTCATCATCAGGCGTCAGCTACAAGAAGGCTGATGCATCCTATTTCGAAAAACGCGGACTTTCCCGTTATGCGGGCGTGTGGTCGCTCTGGGCGCTTGGCGTCGGCGCGGTTATTTCAGGGCATTTTTCCGGATGGAATTTCGGCTTTTCCACCGGCGGCTGGGGCGGCATGCTGGTCGCGGGCATCATCATCGCGATCATGTATCTCGGGCTGACATTTTCGATCGCGGAAATGAGCCCGGCCTTGCCGCATACGGGCGCGGCCTATTCCTTCGCCCGAACGGCCATGGGCCCTTGGGGCGGCTTCATTACCGGCCTTTGCGAGAATGTCGAATACGTGCTGACGCCGGCGGTCGTCGTCACCTTCATCACGGCCTATGTGAACTCTATTCTCGGCCTCGATCCGGCCTATTCACCTTTTGTGTGGATCGTCTTTTATGCGATTTTCCTCGGGCTCAACGTCTTCGGGCTTGAGCTTTCCTTCAAGGTCACGCTGGTCATCACGCTGATTTCGCTCGCCGTTCTGGTATTCTTCTGGATCAGCGCCATTCCCAACATCGATTTCTCGCGTTTTGCGCTAAACATCGGTGTCGGGCCTGACGGCAAGGCGGTGGAGCTTACGGAAGGTGGCGGTTCCTTCTTCCCCTTCGGTTTTTCAGGCGTTCTTGCCACTTTGCCTTTCGCGGTTTGGCTGTTCCTCGCCATTGAACAGCTGCCGCTTGCGGCTGAAGAATCGGTCGATCCAAAGCGCGACATGCCGAAGGGCATCATTCTCGGCATGGTGACGCTGATGGTCTCGGCTTTCATGATCGTGCTGCTCAACCCGTCCCTGCCGGGCGTCGGCGCCTTCCATCTCAGCTCCTCGCTCGAGCCGCTTCTGGATGGCTTCAAGGCGATCTATGGCGATGGCGGTGTCGTGCTGCTTGGTCTCGTCGCATTGACTGGCCTGATCGCCAGCTTCCATACGATCCTCTATGCGCAGGGCCGGCAGATCTATTCGCTGTCGCGTGCGGGTTACTTCCCGACCGTGCTGTCGATCACTCACTCGAAATACCGCACGCCATACGTCGCCAACATCACCGGCGCGATCGTCGGGCTTGCGGTCATGCTCGTCATCTGGTTCTCGCTGGGTGCGGAACAGGGCGGCAGCATCATCGGCAGCGTGCTTTTGAACATGGCCGTGTTCGGCGCGATGTTCTCTTACATCATGCAGGCGATTTCCTTCATCCTGCTCAGAAAGAACCTGCCGCATATCGAGCGGCCGTTCCGTTCGCCCTTCGGCATTCCGGGCGCGGTGCTGACGGTCATCATCGCCATCATCACGCTGCTTTATCAGATCCAGGATCCGAACTTCACCAAGGGTGTGCTCTGGGTGGCCGTCTGGTTCGCCGTGGCGATCGCCTATTTCGCCTTCGTCGGGCGCCATCGCCTCATCCTGTCGCCGGAAGAGGAATTCGCGCTGGAGCACAAGCAGGCCGCCGTTGCGGCAGCGGCTGCGAAGGCCTGA
- a CDS encoding ABC transporter substrate-binding protein: MISHCRRLLATTTALVIASTAIAAAEPSAELIAAAKKEGMLTTVALPHDWCGYGDVIAAFKAKYPEITVNELNPDAGSADEVEAIKANKDNKGPQAPDVIDVGLAFGPQMKAEGLLQPYKVSTWDEIPDNVKDPEGYWYGDYYGVMSLFVNKDLVKNVPKDWADLQKPEYSGQVALAGDPRASNQAILGVLAAGLASGAKSGKEAGEAGLKYFAELNKAGNFLPVIGKAGTLAQGATPIIVAWDYNALSWKKTLNDNPPTEVVVPEKGVLAGVYVQGISAYAPHPNAAKLWMEHLYSDDGQLGWLKGYCHPIRFNAMVKAGKVPQALIDSLPPAAAYEKAIFPTLEEVDANKAAVTGGWDSVVGANVK, from the coding sequence GTGATCTCTCACTGCCGCCGACTGCTTGCTACGACCACCGCACTGGTCATCGCTTCCACCGCGATTGCCGCCGCTGAGCCGAGCGCCGAACTGATCGCCGCCGCCAAGAAGGAAGGCATGCTGACCACCGTCGCGCTGCCGCACGACTGGTGTGGTTACGGCGACGTCATCGCCGCTTTCAAGGCGAAGTACCCGGAAATCACCGTCAACGAATTGAACCCCGACGCCGGCTCTGCCGATGAAGTCGAAGCGATCAAGGCCAACAAGGACAACAAGGGCCCGCAGGCTCCTGACGTCATCGACGTCGGCCTCGCCTTCGGCCCGCAGATGAAGGCCGAAGGCCTGCTGCAGCCCTACAAGGTCTCCACCTGGGACGAAATTCCTGACAACGTCAAGGATCCGGAAGGTTACTGGTACGGCGACTATTACGGCGTGATGTCCCTGTTCGTGAACAAGGACCTCGTCAAGAACGTGCCGAAGGACTGGGCCGATCTGCAGAAGCCGGAATATTCCGGTCAGGTAGCGCTCGCCGGCGATCCGCGCGCCTCCAACCAGGCAATCCTGGGCGTTCTCGCCGCCGGTCTCGCCTCCGGTGCAAAATCCGGCAAGGAAGCCGGCGAAGCAGGCCTGAAGTATTTTGCCGAACTCAACAAGGCTGGCAATTTCCTTCCGGTCATCGGCAAGGCTGGTACGCTGGCACAGGGCGCAACCCCGATCATCGTCGCCTGGGACTATAACGCCCTTTCCTGGAAGAAGACGCTGAACGACAACCCGCCGACCGAAGTCGTCGTTCCTGAAAAGGGCGTGCTCGCCGGCGTTTACGTTCAGGGCATTTCCGCCTACGCGCCGCATCCGAATGCTGCAAAGCTCTGGATGGAGCATCTCTATTCGGACGACGGTCAGCTCGGCTGGCTGAAGGGCTATTGCCACCCGATCCGCTTCAACGCCATGGTCAAGGCCGGCAAGGTTCCGCAGGCGCTGATCGACAGCCTGCCGCCGGCAGCAGCCTATGAAAAGGCAATCTTCCCGACACTCGAGGAAGTCGATGCCAACAAGGCTGCCGTTACCGGCGGCTGGGACAGCGTCGTCGGCGCAAACGTGAAGTAA
- a CDS encoding N-formylglutamate amidohydrolase has product MTLRSRFFTEAEGQAVGVENAEGKGDVLLVCEHASAAIPVKYGTLGLSPDVLSSHAAWDPGALAVARLLSEKFDATLVYQRFSRLVYDCNRPPESPSAMPVKSEIYDIPGNLDLDEAERFARTSALYVPFHDRVSEIIAERQAAGRNVVVVTIHSFTPVYHGRFREVEIGILHDSDSRLADAMLTGAEGASLTVRRNDPYGPEDGVTHTLRLHALPDGLLNVMIEIRNDLIANEGEQAAIAGFLHELMGKALSSIG; this is encoded by the coding sequence ATGACGCTGCGGTCACGGTTTTTCACAGAAGCGGAAGGGCAGGCCGTCGGCGTCGAGAACGCTGAGGGTAAGGGCGATGTCCTTCTCGTTTGCGAACACGCCTCCGCCGCCATTCCAGTGAAGTACGGAACGCTGGGTCTTTCGCCTGACGTGCTTTCCAGCCATGCGGCGTGGGATCCCGGTGCTCTTGCCGTCGCACGATTACTGTCTGAAAAATTCGACGCTACACTGGTTTATCAGCGGTTTTCGCGTCTCGTTTATGATTGTAACCGCCCGCCCGAATCGCCTTCCGCCATGCCTGTCAAAAGCGAGATTTACGATATTCCCGGCAATCTCGATCTCGACGAAGCGGAACGTTTCGCCCGCACGTCTGCGCTTTACGTGCCATTTCATGACCGGGTGAGCGAGATCATCGCGGAACGGCAGGCCGCCGGCCGGAATGTAGTAGTGGTGACCATCCACAGTTTCACGCCGGTTTATCACGGCCGGTTCCGCGAGGTTGAAATCGGCATCCTGCACGATAGCGACAGCCGGCTGGCCGACGCGATGCTGACGGGTGCCGAAGGGGCTTCTCTGACGGTCAGGCGCAACGACCCCTACGGGCCGGAAGACGGTGTGACACATACGCTCCGGCTGCATGCGCTGCCGGATGGTCTTTTGAATGTGATGATCGAGATCCGCAACGATCTCATCGCCAATGAGGGAGAACAGGCGGCCATTGCCGGTTTTCTCCACGAGCTTATGGGGAAGGCGCTCTCATCCATCGGTTGA
- a CDS encoding iron-containing alcohol dehydrogenase, whose translation MNIVANWSYPTAVKLGRGRIKELAEACKTLGIKKPLLVTDRGLANMAITAHALDVLEEGALGRAIFAEVDPNPNEINMEVGVKAYRDGGHDGVVAFGGGSGLDLGKTIAFMAGQTRPVWDFEDIGDWWTRADASKIAPIVAVPTTAGTGSEVGRASVITNSQTHVKKIIFHPKLLPGVVICDPELTVGMPKVITAGTGMDAFAHCLEAYSSPFFHPMSAGVALEGLRLVKEFLPRAYKDGTDIEARTNMMAAAAMGAVAFQKGLGAIHSLSHPIGAVYNTHHGMTNAVVMPAVLRFNRPAVEDKIARAAAYLGISGGFDGFYDYVLELRKELGVPENLTAMGIKPDRIDELAAEAIKDPSCGGNPVPMTLENTRKLFEDCF comes from the coding sequence ATGAATATCGTCGCCAACTGGAGCTACCCCACCGCCGTCAAGCTTGGCCGTGGCCGGATCAAGGAACTGGCGGAAGCCTGCAAGACGCTTGGCATCAAGAAGCCGCTGCTCGTGACGGATCGCGGCCTTGCCAATATGGCGATCACCGCGCATGCGCTCGACGTGCTGGAAGAGGGGGCCCTCGGCCGGGCGATCTTCGCCGAGGTCGATCCGAACCCGAACGAAATCAACATGGAAGTCGGCGTAAAAGCTTACCGCGATGGCGGCCATGACGGCGTCGTCGCCTTCGGCGGCGGCTCGGGCCTCGATCTCGGTAAGACTATCGCCTTCATGGCCGGGCAGACACGTCCGGTCTGGGATTTCGAAGATATCGGCGACTGGTGGACACGGGCGGACGCTTCCAAGATCGCGCCTATCGTCGCCGTTCCGACGACTGCCGGCACCGGTTCGGAAGTCGGCCGCGCCAGCGTCATCACCAATTCGCAAACGCACGTAAAGAAGATCATCTTCCATCCGAAACTTTTGCCGGGCGTCGTCATCTGCGATCCGGAACTGACGGTCGGTATGCCGAAGGTCATCACGGCAGGCACGGGCATGGATGCCTTTGCCCATTGCCTCGAAGCCTATTCGTCACCGTTCTTCCATCCGATGAGCGCCGGCGTGGCGCTGGAGGGGCTGCGGCTCGTCAAGGAATTCCTGCCGCGCGCCTATAAGGATGGCACGGATATCGAAGCCCGCACCAATATGATGGCGGCGGCGGCAATGGGAGCGGTTGCCTTCCAGAAGGGGCTTGGGGCCATTCACTCGCTCTCGCATCCGATCGGCGCGGTCTACAATACCCATCACGGCATGACCAATGCCGTCGTCATGCCGGCAGTGCTACGCTTCAATCGCCCGGCCGTCGAAGACAAGATCGCCCGCGCGGCGGCCTATCTCGGTATTTCCGGCGGTTTCGACGGCTTCTATGATTATGTGCTGGAGCTTCGCAAGGAGCTTGGCGTGCCGGAAAACCTAACCGCGATGGGCATCAAGCCGGACCGGATCGACGAGCTGGCGGCGGAAGCGATCAAGGATCCGAGCTGTGGCGGCAATCCGGTGCCTATGACGCTGGAAAATACCAGGAAGTTGTTCGAAGACTGCTTTTAA
- a CDS encoding MurR/RpiR family transcriptional regulator — protein sequence MRSTTATVSDVIHAHYDALTRSEKRLAESLLGNYPVSGLGSITTIAENAGVSTPTVARMVQKLGYKGYPEFQSHLHQELEATISGPVAKHDRWATNAPGLHILNRFADAITGNLRDTLGDLDTAVFDNAAALLSDRKRSIYFVGGRITGAIAEYFFTHMQVIRPKTTLMSSNSSAWPQYMLNMSAGDVLVIFDIRRYEHDMTTLAEVAKANGVQIILFTDQWTSPVARHALHTFRVRIEAPSAWDSSVVTLFVVEALIEAVQNGTWDETKERMNALEGLFEQTRLFRRPART from the coding sequence TTGCGCAGCACGACGGCCACCGTCTCGGATGTCATCCACGCCCATTACGACGCACTGACCCGTTCGGAAAAACGGCTGGCGGAAAGCCTGCTCGGAAACTACCCGGTTTCGGGTCTCGGCAGCATCACCACCATCGCCGAAAATGCCGGCGTTTCGACGCCGACGGTGGCGCGCATGGTGCAGAAGCTCGGTTATAAGGGCTACCCGGAATTCCAGTCGCATCTGCATCAGGAACTGGAGGCGACGATATCAGGCCCGGTCGCCAAGCACGACCGCTGGGCGACCAATGCGCCAGGGCTGCACATTCTCAACCGCTTCGCCGATGCCATCACCGGCAATCTGCGCGACACGCTTGGTGATCTCGACACTGCCGTCTTCGACAATGCCGCGGCGCTGCTTTCGGATCGCAAGCGCAGCATCTATTTCGTCGGCGGGCGCATCACCGGTGCGATTGCCGAATATTTCTTCACCCATATGCAGGTGATCCGGCCGAAGACGACGCTGATGTCATCCAATTCCAGCGCCTGGCCGCAATATATGCTGAATATGAGCGCCGGCGATGTGCTGGTCATTTTCGACATCCGCCGTTACGAGCACGACATGACGACGCTGGCCGAGGTGGCCAAGGCAAACGGCGTACAGATCATCCTCTTCACCGATCAATGGACATCGCCGGTGGCGCGCCATGCGCTGCACACCTTCCGTGTACGGATCGAGGCGCCTTCGGCGTGGGATTCCTCCGTGGTCACCCTGTTCGTGGTCGAAGCTCTGATCGAAGCGGTGCAGAACGGCACCTGGGACGAAACCAAGGAACGCATGAACGCACTCGAGGGCCTGTTCGAACAGACACGGCTGTTCCGCCGGCCGGCAAGGACATGA